A window of Novosphingobium terrae contains these coding sequences:
- a CDS encoding nuclear transport factor 2 family protein, whose protein sequence is MSANEKLIRDLYASAEANAKDTAHFVSLFAQDGYFWDVSAGQKYYGQDIGLTVDVYAAAFPDMHRELYSLYESGDVIVVELSLNGTHRGDLPMSAGTLPATGKEIHAPCCDVFHLEDGKVKSFHCYVAVPILLGQLGVMGNLEAALKA, encoded by the coding sequence ATGTCCGCCAATGAAAAACTCATTCGCGACCTCTATGCCAGCGCCGAGGCCAATGCGAAGGACACCGCCCATTTCGTCTCGCTCTTTGCGCAAGACGGCTATTTCTGGGACGTCAGCGCCGGGCAGAAATATTATGGGCAGGACATCGGCCTGACCGTCGATGTTTACGCCGCCGCCTTTCCCGACATGCATCGTGAACTCTACAGCCTCTATGAAAGCGGCGATGTGATCGTGGTGGAACTGTCGCTCAATGGCACCCATCGCGGCGACCTGCCGATGAGCGCGGGCACGCTGCCCGCCACGGGCAAGGAAATCCACGCCCCCTGCTGCGACGTGTTCCATCTGGAAGATGGCAAGGTGAAGTCCTTCCATTGCTATGTCGCCGTGCCGATCCTGCTCGGCCAGCTTGGCGTGATGGGCAATCTTGAGGCCGCCTTGAAGGCCTGA
- a CDS encoding epoxide hydrolase family protein produces the protein MPPIDTLPAGAPLSRRSAMLGLAEGATVVALAGGLSSTAHAQVPTPGVSPASAAITPFKVSVPQVAIDDLKFRLRGARLPERETVSDWSQGVPLDKAQALIAFWRDRYDWRAFERRINAFPQFRTQIDGLGIHFIHVRSKHANAMPIILTHGWPGSVVEFLKVIGPLTDPVAHGGKAEDAFHVVIPSQPGFGWSDRPRETGWNVVRTAKAWGVLMQRLGYTKWVAQGGDWGSGVTHALGHVRPAGLVAAHVNWPLVFPEKFPDNPTPEEKAAMEAAAHFADDQFGYFKEQATRPQTIGYALADSPVGQAMWIYEKFQAWTDNHGNPEDALTTQEMLDNISLYWFTDTAASSARIYWENARHGGGFDAGRIELPMAATIFPKEIYRAPKSWAQAHWPNLIYWNEVDRGGHFAAFEQPQLFSEEMRKAFRSIRAS, from the coding sequence ATGCCCCCCATCGACACCTTGCCAGCCGGAGCCCCGCTCTCCCGCCGCTCCGCCATGCTCGGTCTGGCCGAGGGCGCGACGGTCGTGGCGCTGGCGGGCGGCCTCTCGTCCACAGCCCATGCGCAGGTGCCCACCCCCGGCGTCAGCCCCGCCAGCGCGGCCATCACCCCCTTCAAGGTCAGCGTGCCTCAGGTCGCCATCGACGATCTCAAATTCCGTCTGCGAGGCGCCCGCCTGCCCGAGCGCGAGACCGTCAGCGACTGGTCACAGGGCGTGCCGCTCGACAAGGCGCAGGCGCTGATCGCCTTCTGGCGTGACCGCTATGACTGGCGCGCCTTCGAGCGCCGCATCAACGCCTTCCCCCAGTTCCGCACGCAGATCGACGGGCTCGGCATCCATTTCATCCATGTCCGTTCGAAGCATGCCAATGCCATGCCGATCATCCTGACCCATGGCTGGCCCGGCTCGGTGGTGGAGTTCCTCAAGGTGATCGGCCCGCTGACCGATCCTGTGGCCCATGGCGGCAAGGCGGAAGACGCCTTCCATGTGGTGATCCCCTCGCAGCCCGGCTTCGGCTGGTCCGATCGCCCGCGGGAAACCGGCTGGAATGTGGTCCGCACCGCCAAGGCCTGGGGCGTGCTGATGCAGCGCCTCGGCTACACCAAATGGGTGGCGCAGGGTGGCGACTGGGGTTCCGGCGTCACCCATGCGCTGGGCCATGTCCGCCCCGCAGGTCTGGTGGCAGCCCATGTGAACTGGCCGCTGGTCTTCCCCGAGAAATTCCCCGACAATCCCACGCCGGAAGAAAAGGCCGCCATGGAGGCGGCCGCCCATTTCGCGGATGACCAGTTCGGCTACTTCAAGGAGCAGGCCACCCGCCCGCAGACCATCGGCTATGCGCTGGCGGACTCGCCGGTCGGGCAGGCCATGTGGATCTACGAGAAGTTCCAGGCCTGGACCGACAACCACGGCAACCCCGAGGATGCGCTGACCACGCAGGAGATGCTCGACAACATCTCGCTCTACTGGTTCACAGATACAGCGGCCTCCTCGGCGCGGATCTATTGGGAAAATGCGCGCCATGGCGGCGGTTTCGATGCCGGTCGTATCGAGCTGCCGATGGCCGCCACTATCTTCCCCAAGGAAATCTACCGCGCACCCAAAAGCTGGGCTCAGGCCCATTGGCCCAATCTTATCTACTGGAACGAGGTCGACCGCGGCGGCCATTTCGCGGCCTTCGAGCAGCCCCAGCTGTTCTCGGAAGAAATGCGCAAGGCCTTCCGCTCGATCCGCGCCTCCTGA
- a CDS encoding SDR family NAD(P)-dependent oxidoreductase has protein sequence MSNRLSGKIAVVTGATSGIGLATAKLFAAEGAKVFITGRRPDVLERAVKEIGGETVGIQADSANLADLDRLFETVKAQAGRVDVLFANAGGGGMLPLGQITEEHVDDTFGRNVRGVVFTVQKALPLIGKGGSIILTGSTAGTEGTAAFSIYSASKAAVRNLARSWALDLKDSGIRVNVVSPGATRTPGLVELAGDDEAQQQGLLDYLASRIPLGRVGEPEEIAKAVLFLASDDASFVNGAELFADGGQAQV, from the coding sequence ATGTCCAATCGTCTGTCCGGCAAGATTGCCGTCGTCACCGGTGCCACCAGCGGCATCGGCCTTGCCACCGCCAAGCTGTTCGCGGCTGAAGGCGCAAAGGTCTTCATCACCGGCCGCCGCCCCGATGTGCTGGAGCGCGCCGTGAAGGAGATCGGCGGCGAGACCGTCGGCATTCAGGCCGACTCCGCCAACCTCGCCGACCTCGACCGCCTGTTCGAAACCGTCAAGGCGCAGGCCGGGCGCGTCGATGTGCTTTTCGCCAATGCCGGTGGTGGCGGGATGCTCCCGCTCGGCCAGATCACCGAGGAACACGTCGACGACACCTTCGGCCGCAATGTGCGCGGCGTGGTCTTCACCGTGCAGAAGGCGCTGCCGTTGATCGGCAAGGGCGGCTCGATCATCCTGACCGGCTCGACGGCGGGCACCGAGGGCACGGCGGCCTTCAGCATCTATTCGGCCTCCAAGGCAGCGGTGCGCAATCTGGCGCGCAGCTGGGCGCTGGACCTGAAGGACAGCGGCATCCGTGTGAATGTCGTGAGCCCCGGCGCCACGCGCACGCCCGGTCTGGTCGAGCTGGCGGGCGATGATGAGGCCCAGCAGCAGGGCCTGCTCGATTATCTCGCCTCGCGCATTCCGCTGGGCCGCGTGGGTGAGCCGGAAGAAATCGCCAAGGCCGTGCTGTTCCTGGCCAGCGACGATGCCAGTTTCGTGAACGGCGCAGAGCTGTTCGCCGATGGTGGTCAGGCTCAGGTCTGA
- a CDS encoding pirin family protein produces MIEHRPLATLDGGDHGWLKARHHFAFAGVGNPAHRTIGALKVWNDDTIAPRTGFPLHPHRDIEIVTYVREGAITHEDSLGNKGRTVAGDVQVMSAGTGIRHSEYNAESVPTRMFQIWLEPRQRGTNPRWATRSFPKAERQQHFAVLASGRADTDALPIDAAADVLGATLQAGQSLTLPLEGDAYLVPVSGRIALNGITLAPGDGAAIAQEPQLHLTALDDTEVVLVALFAKG; encoded by the coding sequence ATGATCGAACACCGCCCCCTCGCTACCCTCGATGGCGGCGATCACGGATGGCTGAAAGCCCGCCATCACTTCGCCTTTGCCGGTGTCGGCAATCCGGCGCATCGCACCATCGGCGCGCTCAAGGTGTGGAACGACGACACCATCGCGCCCCGGACCGGCTTTCCCCTGCATCCCCATCGCGACATCGAGATCGTCACCTACGTGCGCGAGGGTGCGATCACCCATGAGGACAGTCTGGGCAACAAGGGCCGCACCGTGGCGGGCGACGTTCAGGTGATGAGTGCCGGGACCGGCATCCGCCATTCGGAATACAATGCCGAAAGCGTGCCGACCCGCATGTTCCAGATCTGGCTCGAACCGCGCCAGCGCGGCACAAACCCCCGCTGGGCCACCCGCAGCTTCCCCAAAGCCGAGCGCCAGCAGCATTTCGCCGTGCTGGCCAGCGGCAGGGCCGATACCGATGCCCTGCCCATCGACGCTGCCGCCGATGTGCTTGGCGCCACCTTGCAGGCAGGCCAGAGCCTCACCCTGCCGCTTGAAGGCGATGCCTATCTGGTCCCCGTCTCGGGCCGGATCGCGTTGAACGGCATCACCCTTGCCCCCGGCGATGGCGCGGCCATCGCGCAGGAACCCCAGCTTCACCTGACCGCGCTGGACGACACCGAAGTCGTGCTCGTCGCGCTGTTCGCGAAAGGATAA
- a CDS encoding zinc-binding dehydrogenase, whose protein sequence is MLSVLYRQHGKPSQVLEAAQVADPVPPAHGEVLIRVQARPVHYGDLLGIAGHYRSNGDLTVPEGGNRVGFEGFGVVEAVGEGVALTPGTRVAFFPGRAAWSELAIVSAAYVTPIPDSIADDVAAQLHVNPLTAALLWRAVQQAGAIPGQHTVVLTAAGSAVSRLTISLLRDAGLDVVALVRSAKGAEELASLIPGLSVFSTDSPDWQTRLAAAVADKPVQAVLDAVGGSLASDLVKVLTNGGSLISYGDLSGEPIAVRALAFSTRNIRIFGVTVGTWGGLPPEQRAEDIALALRLAEGNPALFPVAARYPLTSVREAADHVERPGKAGVVLLTSY, encoded by the coding sequence ATGCTTTCCGTTCTCTATCGCCAGCACGGCAAACCCTCGCAGGTGCTGGAAGCGGCTCAGGTCGCCGATCCGGTACCGCCCGCCCATGGCGAAGTGCTGATCCGCGTGCAGGCCCGCCCTGTCCATTACGGTGACCTGCTGGGCATCGCCGGGCACTACCGCAGCAATGGCGATCTGACCGTGCCCGAAGGCGGCAACCGCGTCGGCTTTGAAGGTTTCGGCGTGGTGGAAGCGGTGGGCGAAGGCGTTGCCCTGACGCCCGGCACCCGCGTCGCCTTCTTCCCGGGCCGCGCGGCATGGAGCGAGCTGGCCATCGTATCGGCCGCCTATGTCACCCCCATCCCCGACAGCATCGCCGACGATGTGGCCGCCCAGCTTCACGTCAATCCACTGACCGCCGCCCTGCTGTGGCGCGCAGTGCAGCAGGCAGGCGCCATTCCCGGCCAGCATACGGTGGTGCTGACCGCCGCCGGTTCTGCGGTTTCGCGGCTGACAATCTCACTGCTGCGTGACGCCGGGCTCGATGTTGTCGCTCTGGTGCGCAGCGCCAAGGGCGCCGAGGAGCTGGCCAGCCTGATCCCCGGCCTCTCCGTATTCTCCACCGACAGCCCCGACTGGCAGACCCGCCTTGCCGCCGCCGTGGCGGACAAGCCGGTGCAGGCCGTTCTGGATGCCGTGGGCGGCTCGCTGGCCAGCGATCTGGTGAAGGTTTTGACCAATGGCGGCTCGCTGATTTCCTACGGCGACCTTTCGGGCGAACCCATCGCCGTGCGCGCTCTGGCCTTTTCCACCCGTAACATCCGCATCTTCGGCGTGACGGTCGGCACATGGGGCGGCCTGCCGCCCGAACAACGCGCGGAAGATATCGCGCTGGCCCTGCGTCTGGCCGAGGGCAACCCCGCCCTCTTTCCCGTGGCTGCCCGCTATCCGCTAACCTCCGTGCGCGAGGCCGCCGATCATGTCGAGCGCCCCGGCAAGGCGGGCGTCGTGCTGCTGACCTCCTACTGA
- a CDS encoding NADPH-dependent F420 reductase: protein MHIGTIGAADVAQAVAAHAIRAGHQVTLSNSRGPETLGEVIERLGPGARAGTREEAAAADFVLLAAPWVKVPQALAGLPDWQGRILMDATNHFATYAPDYQRSPLDGRTSSEIVASLAPGARVVKVFNTLIARLIAARPDERGGRRVLFLSGDDAEAKQQVADLVRSFGFSPLDLGCLKDGGRMQQLDNPLAGPDLIRFT from the coding sequence ATGCATATCGGAACCATCGGCGCGGCTGACGTGGCGCAGGCCGTCGCCGCCCATGCCATCAGGGCGGGGCATCAGGTGACGCTCAGCAACAGTCGCGGGCCCGAAACGCTGGGCGAGGTGATCGAGCGCCTTGGCCCCGGCGCCCGCGCCGGAACGCGCGAGGAAGCTGCTGCCGCGGACTTCGTGCTGCTGGCCGCGCCATGGGTGAAGGTTCCGCAAGCACTGGCGGGCCTGCCCGACTGGCAGGGGCGCATCCTGATGGATGCCACCAACCATTTCGCGACCTATGCGCCGGACTATCAGCGCAGCCCGCTCGATGGCCGCACCTCCAGCGAGATCGTCGCCAGCCTCGCGCCCGGCGCCAGAGTGGTGAAGGTGTTCAACACCCTCATCGCCCGGCTGATCGCTGCCCGGCCCGATGAGCGGGGCGGCCGCCGCGTGCTGTTCCTTTCAGGCGACGATGCGGAGGCCAAGCAGCAGGTGGCGGATTTGGTCCGTTCTTTCGGTTTCTCGCCACTGGATCTGGGATGCCTGAAGGACGGCGGGCGCATGCAACAGCTCGACAATCCGCTGGCCGGGCCCGATCTGATCCGGTTCACCTGA
- a CDS encoding MFS transporter, with translation MPAASSPALDNSAGWAAVGSIALGTFAMVTSEFLPIGLLGAIAHDLGVSEGHAGLLLSMPGITAAFAAPLLTVQAGKLDRRFVLLALSLLVALADLVTAFAPTLGIALLGRMVLGTALGGFWAFAAAAGRRLVTEEAGHQATALILGGISVGTVLGVPLGTWIGGLGGWRSAFEVVALLAGLVLIGQLALLPALPSRETTRFRDLLSILTVPSARLGFAAAALIAGGHFAAYAYLQPFLASIHLPASQVTLVLAGYGIAGVIGTWAGAKCAARNLRLTFAGTGLAIAAAITFAFLAGQHAWISAGLIMLWGAAFGALPVCVQIWTYEAAPDRFETGSALTVTVFQTAVAAGALVGGIAVDHVGVWLAYLIGSLWAGLAGVLLLAREKLPA, from the coding sequence ATGCCCGCCGCGTCCTCCCCCGCGCTGGACAATTCGGCAGGCTGGGCCGCCGTTGGCTCGATCGCGCTGGGCACCTTCGCTATGGTGACCAGCGAGTTCCTGCCCATCGGCCTGCTCGGCGCCATCGCCCATGATCTGGGGGTGAGCGAAGGCCATGCCGGATTGCTGCTGAGCATGCCCGGCATCACCGCCGCCTTCGCCGCGCCGCTGTTGACGGTGCAGGCGGGAAAGCTGGACCGCCGGTTTGTGCTGCTGGCGCTAAGCCTGCTGGTCGCGCTGGCCGATCTGGTGACGGCCTTTGCCCCCACTCTGGGGATCGCTCTGCTGGGCCGCATGGTGTTGGGGACCGCGCTGGGCGGCTTCTGGGCTTTTGCGGCAGCGGCGGGACGCCGACTGGTGACCGAGGAGGCCGGCCATCAGGCTACGGCGCTGATCCTTGGCGGCATTTCGGTGGGCACGGTGCTGGGTGTGCCGCTGGGAACCTGGATCGGCGGTCTGGGCGGTTGGCGGAGTGCCTTTGAGGTGGTGGCCCTGCTCGCCGGGCTGGTTCTGATCGGCCAGCTGGCGCTGCTGCCCGCCCTGCCGAGCCGGGAAACCACCCGGTTTCGCGATCTGCTCTCCATCCTTACTGTGCCCTCGGCGCGGCTTGGCTTTGCCGCTGCCGCACTGATCGCGGGCGGCCATTTCGCGGCCTATGCCTATCTCCAGCCCTTTTTGGCGAGCATCCATTTGCCCGCCTCGCAGGTGACGCTGGTGCTGGCCGGATATGGCATCGCGGGCGTGATCGGCACATGGGCAGGCGCCAAATGCGCGGCACGGAATCTGCGCCTCACCTTTGCGGGCACTGGCCTTGCCATTGCGGCGGCCATCACCTTCGCCTTTCTGGCAGGCCAGCATGCATGGATCAGTGCCGGGCTGATCATGCTCTGGGGGGCGGCTTTCGGCGCCTTGCCCGTCTGCGTGCAGATCTGGACCTATGAGGCCGCGCCGGACCGCTTCGAAACCGGCTCGGCCCTCACCGTCACCGTGTTTCAGACCGCCGTGGCAGCGGGTGCTCTGGTGGGCGGGATCGCGGTCGATCATGTCGGGGTCTGGCTGGCCTATCTGATCGGCAGCCTCTGGGCGGGGTTGGCTGGAGTGCTGCTGCTCGCGCGTGAGAAGCTTCCCGCTTGA
- a CDS encoding ATP-binding protein — protein sequence MSGQTADRSLTPLDLLRLLGETLQASRVGYALADLDAETLRLETVWEACPTASPPGLAFEDFALCRNAVASRDALSQLLLASGSTGCIEIPVVQQGKAIGFLFIHAEQDRAWTGEQLALADFTAAQLRGANSWARIEALRLDAEAQAVAATRHMPALLAETESPGPALETDVSARKRERDLIWKTSSDLFAIANTHYVPIDLNPAWTHMLGWTERDMRSRHPIEICHVDDRALSIAALDRLVKDGDRISVENRLLRKDGGVVWLQWDISRFDDKIYATGRNITALRELIKAQNDLAHASRIATLGEMAASIAHEVNQPLSAICTNGIGARRWLNRQEPDLGEVSQALERMVSEANRASEIISRIRSLALRGEPDRAPCDIATLVADCAELVRGQLRTLGASIEIAHAGDLGQLVADRVQLQQVIIVLVLNAAQAMAHAGSPERQVTLSVAGQARSIAFTVADTGPGIDPALACSVFDAFFTTKTDGMGMGLSIARSIVEAHGGTLALDATCAGGASFSFTVPRHPILAGD from the coding sequence GTGAGCGGCCAGACCGCAGACAGAAGTCTGACCCCGCTGGACCTGCTGCGCCTGCTGGGTGAGACCTTGCAGGCCAGCCGCGTCGGTTATGCGCTTGCCGATCTCGATGCCGAAACGCTGCGCCTCGAAACCGTGTGGGAAGCATGCCCCACGGCCAGTCCGCCCGGTCTTGCCTTTGAAGACTTCGCGCTGTGCCGCAATGCAGTCGCCTCACGCGATGCCCTGTCACAGCTGCTGCTGGCCAGCGGCTCAACCGGCTGCATCGAAATTCCCGTCGTGCAACAGGGCAAGGCGATCGGCTTTCTCTTCATTCATGCCGAGCAGGACCGGGCATGGACCGGCGAGCAGCTGGCCCTGGCGGATTTCACGGCAGCACAGTTGCGCGGCGCGAACTCATGGGCCCGGATCGAGGCCCTGCGCCTCGATGCCGAAGCGCAGGCGGTTGCCGCCACCCGGCATATGCCCGCACTCCTGGCTGAAACGGAAAGCCCCGGCCCGGCACTCGAAACCGACGTCTCCGCCCGCAAGCGCGAGCGCGACCTGATCTGGAAAACCTCCAGCGATCTCTTCGCCATCGCGAACACCCATTACGTCCCCATCGACCTCAACCCGGCATGGACGCACATGCTCGGCTGGACCGAGCGCGACATGCGTTCACGCCACCCCATCGAGATCTGCCACGTCGATGACCGCGCGCTCAGCATCGCCGCGCTCGACAGGCTGGTGAAGGATGGTGACCGCATCAGCGTGGAAAACCGCCTGCTTCGCAAGGATGGCGGTGTCGTCTGGCTGCAGTGGGACATCTCCCGCTTCGATGACAAGATCTATGCCACCGGGCGCAACATCACCGCCCTGCGCGAGCTGATCAAGGCGCAGAACGATCTGGCCCATGCCAGCCGCATCGCCACGCTGGGCGAAATGGCCGCCTCCATCGCGCATGAGGTTAACCAGCCGCTCAGCGCGATCTGCACCAATGGCATCGGCGCCCGGCGCTGGCTGAACCGTCAGGAACCCGATCTGGGCGAGGTCAGTCAGGCGCTGGAGCGAATGGTGTCGGAGGCCAATCGCGCCTCGGAGATCATCTCGCGCATTCGCTCGCTCGCCTTGCGGGGAGAGCCCGATCGCGCGCCCTGCGATATCGCCACGCTGGTGGCCGATTGCGCCGAACTGGTGCGCGGGCAGCTGCGCACGCTGGGCGCCTCGATCGAGATCGCGCATGCGGGGGATCTCGGGCAGCTTGTCGCCGACCGGGTGCAGTTGCAGCAGGTGATCATCGTGCTGGTACTCAATGCGGCGCAGGCCATGGCCCATGCCGGTTCGCCCGAACGTCAGGTCACGCTGAGCGTGGCGGGGCAGGCACGGAGCATCGCCTTCACCGTTGCCGATACCGGCCCCGGGATCGATCCGGCGCTGGCCTGTTCTGTCTTCGATGCCTTCTTCACCACCAAGACGGACGGGATGGGCATGGGCCTGTCCATCGCCCGATCCATTGTGGAGGCCCATGGCGGCACGCTGGCGCTGGATGCCACCTGCGCGGGCGGAGCGAGCTTTTCCTTCACGGTCCCCCGGCACCCCATTCTGGCTGGCGACTGA
- a CDS encoding TonB-dependent receptor, which produces MKHLGLLAFSAALLTAGKVHAETDTTPVDDIVVTAQKREQAAQDVGASLISLSGEAARERGISSIEDLERVVPGLTFARTTAGPPVLTLRGVGFYDSTLSASPAVSVYLDESPLALPSYLQVGVIDIARVEVLQGPQGTLYGENSTGGAINYIAAKPTDRLHEGGTISFGRFNTLEAEGYVSGPLTSTVKARLALKTVQGGDWQRSYTSAATNGATRQGAARAIVEWEPSASAKLALNVNGWIDRSDTQAVQLIEVACANASTCVPALQTYPTAPSNARAADWTPGYPAAHDAFFQTTLRSDIALSHTVTLTTLGGYQRFHQDKHLDEDGTALQALNFRQLGRVESFNQEVRLAGEAGRLRWLAGTYGAWQTSNETFFGDVVDGSLAQPLPGIMPRFTTVGGAFRFHKRDLAAFGNAEVRLSEHLTLIGGLRYTNSLQTFYGCQLSGADPTLGETLAFLSAAARGTLPQIDPVPQDGCIQIDAATLKQGATRNRLAQDNVSWRGNVNYKTDGGALLYASVARGYKSGSFPSLSVSSSIQFAPVTQESLLAYEAGVKAPLAGGAVRIEAAGFYYDYRDKQVRGRVVDPVFGVVEALVNIPKSRVLGFEGTVRARPATGIDLSVSATYADSKVQRFTGYDQNGALSDFAGSAFPYSPRFQMVADAAYEWAIGKGRRAFLGANLTHHSATSAGLGNDPELRLRSYTTLDLHGGLRAADDSWSLSLFGRNVTNAYYWNNMYRFTDTLVRIAARPVTYGLMLSLRH; this is translated from the coding sequence ATGAAACATCTTGGATTGCTGGCCTTTTCAGCGGCATTGCTGACCGCTGGCAAAGTGCATGCCGAAACGGACACTACACCGGTGGACGACATCGTCGTCACCGCGCAAAAGCGTGAACAGGCGGCGCAGGATGTTGGCGCATCCCTCATCAGCCTGTCCGGTGAGGCCGCAAGGGAACGCGGTATCAGTTCCATTGAGGACCTCGAACGCGTGGTGCCCGGACTGACCTTTGCACGGACCACAGCCGGGCCGCCGGTGCTCACGCTGCGCGGTGTGGGGTTTTATGACTCGACCCTGTCGGCCTCCCCGGCGGTCAGCGTCTATCTGGATGAGAGCCCGCTGGCGCTGCCCAGCTATCTGCAGGTCGGCGTGATCGACATTGCGCGTGTGGAAGTGCTGCAGGGGCCGCAGGGCACGCTCTATGGCGAGAACTCTACCGGCGGTGCCATCAACTATATCGCCGCCAAGCCCACCGACAGGCTGCATGAAGGCGGGACAATCAGCTTCGGGCGCTTCAACACGCTGGAAGCCGAGGGCTATGTCAGCGGACCGCTGACCAGCACAGTGAAGGCGCGACTGGCACTCAAGACGGTTCAGGGCGGCGATTGGCAACGCAGCTACACCAGCGCGGCCACCAATGGCGCGACACGTCAGGGAGCCGCGCGCGCCATCGTGGAATGGGAGCCATCGGCGAGCGCCAAGCTGGCGCTGAACGTCAATGGCTGGATCGACCGTTCCGACACGCAGGCCGTCCAGCTGATCGAGGTGGCCTGCGCCAATGCATCGACCTGCGTGCCCGCCTTGCAGACCTATCCCACGGCGCCCAGCAATGCGCGCGCCGCCGACTGGACGCCCGGCTATCCCGCCGCGCACGACGCCTTTTTCCAGACCACCCTGCGTTCCGACATTGCGCTGAGCCATACCGTGACGCTGACAACTCTTGGCGGCTATCAGCGCTTCCATCAGGACAAGCATCTCGATGAGGATGGCACGGCGCTTCAGGCGCTGAATTTCCGCCAGCTGGGGCGCGTTGAATCCTTCAATCAGGAGGTGCGTCTGGCAGGAGAAGCAGGGCGGCTGCGCTGGCTGGCCGGAACCTATGGCGCCTGGCAGACATCAAATGAGACCTTTTTCGGCGATGTGGTCGATGGCTCACTGGCCCAGCCGCTGCCCGGCATCATGCCCCGCTTTACCACGGTGGGCGGCGCGTTCCGGTTCCACAAGCGCGATCTGGCAGCTTTCGGCAATGCCGAAGTGAGGCTGAGCGAGCATCTCACGCTGATCGGCGGGCTGCGCTACACCAATTCGCTCCAGACATTTTACGGCTGCCAGTTGAGCGGGGCCGACCCGACGCTGGGCGAAACACTTGCTTTCCTCAGCGCTGCCGCGCGTGGCACGTTGCCGCAGATCGATCCGGTGCCGCAAGATGGCTGCATCCAGATCGATGCGGCCACGCTGAAGCAGGGCGCCACCCGCAACCGCCTCGCGCAGGACAATGTCTCATGGCGCGGCAATGTGAACTACAAGACCGATGGCGGCGCGCTGCTCTATGCCAGCGTGGCAAGGGGCTACAAATCCGGCAGCTTCCCCTCGCTCAGCGTGAGCAGTTCCATCCAGTTCGCCCCCGTCACGCAGGAATCGCTGCTGGCCTATGAGGCGGGCGTGAAGGCGCCTCTGGCCGGCGGCGCCGTGCGGATCGAGGCCGCCGGCTTCTATTATGACTATCGCGACAAGCAAGTGCGCGGCCGGGTGGTCGATCCGGTTTTCGGTGTCGTGGAGGCGCTGGTCAACATCCCCAAATCGCGTGTCCTCGGCTTTGAGGGAACCGTGCGGGCGCGCCCCGCTACCGGCATCGATCTTTCAGTCTCGGCCACCTATGCCGACAGCAAGGTCCAGCGCTTCACCGGCTACGACCAGAACGGCGCGCTGAGCGATTTTGCGGGCTCTGCCTTTCCCTATTCGCCCCGCTTCCAGATGGTGGCGGATGCCGCCTATGAATGGGCCATCGGCAAAGGGCGCAGGGCGTTTCTGGGCGCCAATCTTACCCATCACAGCGCCACCAGCGCCGGTCTGGGGAACGATCCCGAACTGCGCCTGCGCTCCTACACCACGCTCGATCTGCATGGCGGCCTGCGCGCCGCTGACGACAGCTGGTCGCTGAGCCTGTTCGGCCGCAACGTGACCAACGCCTATTACTGGAACAACATGTACCGCTTTACCGACACGCTGGTGCGGATTGCGGCCAGACCGGTCACCTATGGCCTGATGCTGTCCTTACGCCACTGA